A window of the Bradyrhizobium diazoefficiens genome harbors these coding sequences:
- a CDS encoding DUF2946 family protein — translation MVRRMRARLQKFLPIVLLALVMQVLAPIAACWAAGQAVVDPLGIGAICHSVSEQGTPSDQNGAPTAHAGACALCCLAQANASFDSPSHATLSVPFRHAERVVWHAADPSALVAHKGSSAQARGPPHFS, via the coding sequence ATGGTTCGGCGGATGCGCGCACGGCTGCAAAAATTCCTACCCATCGTCCTGCTCGCTTTGGTGATGCAGGTGCTGGCGCCGATTGCCGCCTGCTGGGCGGCCGGCCAGGCCGTTGTCGATCCGCTTGGCATCGGTGCCATCTGCCACAGCGTCAGCGAGCAGGGGACTCCGAGCGACCAGAACGGCGCGCCGACCGCGCATGCCGGTGCCTGCGCGCTGTGTTGCCTGGCGCAGGCCAATGCGTCCTTCGATTCGCCATCGCACGCGACGCTCTCCGTTCCCTTCCGCCACGCCGAGCGCGTGGTGTGGCACGCGGCGGATCCGTCCGCTCTCGTCGCCCATAAGGGCTCAAGCGCCCAGGCGCGAGGACCTCCCCACTTTTCCTGA
- a CDS encoding TlpA family protein disulfide reductase: MRRGFAGILGLGILIVSASALGAPLALKPFERGTWQGVLKSHAGRPTLVHFWGVTCGPCKVELPLLGQFAKDHPEIDVVTISADLVPNLPAATQSMLDKAGLSSTENFIFSDGFVERLRFEIDPAWQGDIPRTMLLSREGTVTTIEGSAEIADLEKWSAQQLSTH; encoded by the coding sequence ATGAGACGTGGATTTGCAGGCATTCTGGGTCTGGGTATCCTCATCGTGTCGGCGTCTGCTCTAGGAGCGCCGCTGGCTCTCAAGCCGTTCGAACGTGGGACTTGGCAAGGCGTGCTTAAAAGCCACGCGGGTCGTCCGACGCTCGTGCACTTCTGGGGCGTGACGTGCGGTCCCTGCAAAGTCGAGCTGCCGCTGCTCGGGCAATTTGCAAAGGACCACCCTGAGATCGACGTGGTCACGATCAGCGCCGACCTGGTGCCGAACCTGCCGGCCGCCACGCAGTCAATGCTCGACAAGGCGGGGCTATCTTCGACTGAGAATTTCATCTTTAGCGACGGCTTTGTCGAGCGCTTGCGGTTCGAGATCGATCCCGCCTGGCAGGGCGATATTCCCAGGACAATGCTTCTCTCTCGGGAGGGGACCGTTACGACGATCGAAGGTTCAGCCGAAATTGCCGATCTTGAAAAATGGTCGGCTCAGCAACTCTCCACGCACTGA
- a CDS encoding copper resistance CopC family protein, with amino-acid sequence MRVSSLGLLLLASLTTGQACAHAFLDHAEPRVGNKVGSPPREVTLWFTQKLEPAFSSVTVTGPSGQRIEAGKTRVSGNQMSVSLKGGGAGTYHVNWRVLSVDTHTTDGNFTFEVGP; translated from the coding sequence ATGCGCGTCTCATCACTAGGACTCCTGCTGCTGGCTTCTTTGACGACCGGCCAAGCATGCGCCCACGCTTTTCTCGATCATGCCGAGCCACGTGTCGGCAACAAGGTCGGAAGCCCTCCGAGAGAGGTAACACTCTGGTTCACGCAGAAACTGGAGCCGGCGTTCAGTTCCGTAACGGTTACCGGTCCCTCTGGACAACGCATCGAAGCCGGCAAGACGCGCGTCAGCGGCAATCAGATGTCCGTCTCGCTGAAAGGTGGTGGTGCGGGCACCTACCACGTCAACTGGCGCGTGTTGTCGGTGGATACCCATACGACCGACGGGAACTTCACCTTCGAGGTTGGTCCTTAA
- a CDS encoding TonB-dependent receptor family protein, protein MFRLRTLSSASLPVLCCTLSSISFDAQAQVAEQALPPVTVDAPQAARPKPLMRQSRSRSVSAARSTRRVAANPTVGAPTQSKTVTASAARDGLNQAPAGQTATTIDRSQFDNRPSFSVSDVLRDSPGISVKQGNGPRDFGISIRGSNARNGFGIRNLVIFDDGFPVTQPDGLSRSDLIDPHAYGAIDVVRGPSSALYGNYATGGALNFRTRPGGTIDGVEYGVDGGSYGYLNNYLAAGKKVGNFEGSLFASDTRGDGYIGNSWFNTQTVNFLGTLKATPDDRFTVKIINNDLSARLPLRQSLNQYYQNPFQQGCATGATAAAGCGTVTLFNNGFNTAAGTDTETAVQAGLGRNDRRTIVGGRWEHDFDNTTTWRNQFTFDDRNINQPTGPTSTIGDFPSYNYMSDLTKRGEIFGLESTAFFGAFYNTLTASSDNRNVMPGGNATIGSLSSNLYSKTTNYGVRAREELKLTTSLTAVAGVGWETTVLKGINTAYSYAGPTGITTTALTTADRQIENIAPELALLYNLNNEWLFRGRVATGYGTPQVSNLFVLPTGLSGNNTQLQTQKNLGYDVGFDWTPNNSVRLSATGFYEFFRNEIVNQATPVAGITYSFNAPRSEHRGIELAADWKFYPGWRLMAAYTYLDEVYTEYVENITNGAVFSFNRAGNKIPGISPNELTARIGYDEFAGALAGLGGFVEVQWKDSFYMDNANLLKAPGYELVNVNVHYQTDLVSESFRSLNLFLEVRNVFDSTYVASANNITNSVTAAGLQNPASVLANTKGSIYAGSPRTFVAGMKVAFK, encoded by the coding sequence ATGTTTCGTCTTCGTACGCTCAGCAGCGCAAGCCTCCCCGTGCTTTGCTGCACGCTGTCATCCATCAGCTTCGACGCGCAAGCCCAGGTCGCCGAGCAGGCGCTCCCTCCCGTAACCGTTGACGCGCCTCAGGCGGCTCGCCCCAAGCCTCTTATGCGTCAATCGAGATCACGCTCCGTCTCGGCGGCGCGCTCGACCCGGCGGGTTGCAGCGAACCCGACCGTTGGCGCTCCGACCCAGAGCAAGACAGTGACCGCGAGTGCCGCGCGGGACGGCCTCAATCAGGCGCCTGCCGGGCAGACTGCGACGACGATCGATCGCAGCCAGTTCGACAATCGGCCCTCGTTTTCCGTGAGCGACGTCCTGCGCGACAGTCCAGGTATTTCGGTCAAACAAGGAAACGGGCCGCGCGATTTTGGCATCTCCATTCGCGGATCCAACGCTCGGAACGGCTTTGGCATCCGCAATCTTGTCATCTTTGATGACGGCTTTCCGGTGACACAGCCGGACGGCCTGTCGCGAAGCGACCTGATCGATCCTCACGCCTATGGTGCGATCGACGTCGTCCGCGGACCCTCGTCCGCGCTGTATGGCAACTACGCAACCGGCGGCGCGCTCAATTTCCGTACGCGGCCAGGCGGCACGATCGATGGCGTCGAATATGGAGTCGATGGGGGTAGCTATGGCTACCTCAACAATTACCTGGCCGCTGGCAAGAAGGTCGGGAATTTCGAGGGATCGCTGTTCGCCAGCGACACCAGGGGTGACGGCTATATCGGCAATAGCTGGTTCAATACGCAGACAGTCAACTTCCTCGGGACGCTCAAGGCGACGCCGGACGATCGCTTCACGGTCAAAATCATCAACAACGACCTGAGTGCGCGGCTGCCGCTCCGGCAGTCGCTGAACCAGTATTATCAAAACCCCTTCCAGCAGGGCTGCGCGACGGGGGCTACGGCGGCCGCCGGGTGCGGTACAGTGACGTTGTTCAATAACGGGTTCAACACGGCGGCGGGCACGGACACGGAGACGGCCGTGCAGGCCGGGCTCGGCCGCAACGACCGCCGGACCATTGTCGGCGGCCGATGGGAGCATGACTTCGACAATACGACGACATGGCGAAATCAGTTCACCTTTGACGACAGGAACATCAACCAGCCGACAGGCCCGACCAGCACGATCGGAGATTTCCCCTCGTACAACTACATGAGCGATCTGACAAAGCGTGGCGAGATTTTCGGATTGGAGTCGACTGCGTTCTTCGGCGCCTTCTACAACACTCTGACCGCGTCGAGCGATAACCGGAATGTCATGCCGGGGGGCAACGCCACAATCGGTAGCCTGTCGAGCAATCTCTATAGCAAAACGACCAATTACGGTGTTCGTGCGCGAGAAGAGCTTAAGCTCACGACGTCCTTGACGGCCGTCGCGGGCGTCGGATGGGAAACGACCGTTCTGAAGGGGATCAATACGGCGTATTCCTATGCCGGTCCCACCGGCATCACGACTACGGCACTCACGACCGCAGACCGCCAGATTGAGAACATCGCTCCGGAGTTGGCACTGCTGTACAATCTGAACAACGAATGGCTGTTCCGCGGCCGCGTTGCGACTGGGTACGGCACTCCGCAGGTTTCCAACCTCTTCGTTCTTCCGACCGGGCTCTCGGGCAACAACACCCAGCTCCAGACCCAAAAGAATCTCGGTTATGACGTGGGCTTCGATTGGACGCCGAACAACTCGGTCAGGCTCAGCGCGACCGGCTTTTACGAATTCTTCCGCAACGAGATCGTCAATCAGGCAACGCCGGTCGCCGGCATAACCTATTCGTTCAATGCACCGCGCTCTGAGCATCGCGGCATTGAGCTTGCCGCCGACTGGAAGTTCTATCCGGGCTGGCGATTGATGGCGGCGTACACCTACCTCGACGAGGTCTACACGGAGTATGTCGAGAACATCACCAACGGCGCGGTGTTCAGCTTCAACCGGGCGGGCAACAAGATTCCCGGCATCTCTCCCAACGAGCTGACAGCCAGGATCGGCTACGATGAGTTTGCCGGAGCGTTAGCGGGTCTCGGAGGCTTCGTGGAGGTCCAGTGGAAGGACTCCTTCTACATGGACAACGCGAATCTCTTGAAAGCGCCGGGCTATGAACTGGTCAACGTAAACGTCCACTACCAGACCGACCTGGTGTCCGAGTCCTTCAGGTCCCTGAATTTGTTTCTCGAGGTCAGAAACGTCTTCGACAGCACGTATGTCGCGTCGGCAAACAACATCACCAATTCGGTTACTGCGGCCGGTCTTCAAAATCCTGCGAGCGTGCTAGCAAATACGAAGGGATCGATCTATGCGGGCTCGCCGCGCACGTTCGTTGCGGGTATGAAGGTGGCGTTCAAATGA
- the copD gene encoding copper homeostasis membrane protein CopD, which translates to MDWSAAGAPLVATRAVHFAATAIMAGNILFRTVVAEPVLALEATVAAAFRTQTQLVSCISLAVAVISGGIWLLLQSAAMSGLQLEDALTADVLSTVVYETQFGQVMIVRVGLAILVAACLASDHVTIAQRLGLAASLAFTASLAWTGHSAATIGAMGYLHLVADALHLIAAAAWVGGLVPLILLLATANGDNAKPFVRDAVERFSTLGIISVTALMLSGLINAVILVGSVTALFATSYGQLLLLKLALFAVMLAFATINRLLLTPRLAQPGAGGLRGLTRNSSIELAFGLAIFAIVGLLGTLHPAIHLVT; encoded by the coding sequence ATGGATTGGTCCGCCGCTGGGGCGCCTTTGGTTGCGACGCGTGCTGTGCATTTCGCGGCCACGGCGATCATGGCGGGAAACATCCTTTTTCGTACCGTGGTTGCCGAGCCTGTTTTGGCCCTGGAAGCGACAGTGGCTGCCGCGTTCCGTACCCAGACACAACTGGTCTCGTGCATCAGTCTGGCCGTTGCCGTGATCTCCGGCGGGATCTGGTTGCTGCTTCAGTCCGCCGCAATGAGTGGGTTGCAGCTCGAGGATGCGTTGACCGCGGATGTGCTATCGACGGTCGTCTACGAAACCCAGTTCGGGCAGGTGATGATCGTCCGAGTGGGCCTTGCAATCTTGGTAGCCGCTTGCTTGGCCTCTGACCACGTGACGATCGCACAACGGCTTGGACTGGCAGCCTCGCTCGCGTTCACGGCAAGCCTTGCCTGGACGGGCCATTCCGCCGCCACGATCGGCGCAATGGGGTATCTCCATCTTGTCGCGGATGCACTCCATCTGATTGCCGCCGCGGCATGGGTAGGCGGCCTGGTGCCGCTGATCCTGCTACTGGCCACCGCCAACGGTGACAACGCGAAACCGTTCGTCCGCGATGCGGTCGAGCGGTTTTCGACGCTGGGCATCATTAGCGTAACGGCGCTCATGCTCTCGGGCTTGATTAATGCTGTAATCCTGGTTGGGTCTGTTACCGCGCTGTTCGCCACCAGCTACGGACAATTGCTGCTGCTAAAGCTCGCTCTGTTCGCGGTCATGCTGGCGTTCGCAACGATCAACCGGCTGTTGTTGACGCCGCGGCTTGCCCAGCCGGGCGCGGGTGGGCTGCGCGGGCTAACACGGAATAGTAGTATCGAACTGGCCTTTGGTCTTGCCATCTTCGCCATTGTTGGGCTGCTCGGCACGCTGCATCCCGCCATTCACCTCGTGACGTGA
- a CDS encoding sugar ABC transporter ATP-binding protein: MPEGQQPILELQGITKSFGGVEALRGVDFALLPGEIHGLVGENGAGKSTLMKIIAGVHTEFSGRFLIEGAETHFRSARDAHAAGIAMVHQELSVAPDLTVAENVFLGNQPTNRLGLVQWRRMAREAGEQLSRFGIDVDPMSRLGDLPIGLQQLIEIARVLFSGARIVILDEPTSALSPPEVERLFATLRRLREQGTGIVFISHFIEDILRVSDTVTVFRNGRKVAETASAATTKGALIEAMIGRGGEALEHSYTDDLMLPRPSDSSVVLQVDQLSLARSLQDVSFEARAGEVLGIYGFMGCGQQELSRILFGKLKPDAGTLIVEGIPKSFASTAAARRAGVALVPESRRAMLFHQEPVYKNISISILDRISSLLLKPAQERDIAKRQIEQLQIRPPVVGLDLGMLSGGNQQKVALAKWLTYPPKLLVLCEPTRGMDVGAKNDVINIVRDLRAKGLAIIVLSTEPETVLSLADRILVLKRGAVVREFKNEPVSKDRLLEAA; the protein is encoded by the coding sequence ATGCCTGAGGGTCAACAGCCCATCCTGGAACTGCAGGGCATCACGAAGAGCTTCGGCGGCGTCGAAGCGCTTCGTGGTGTCGACTTCGCGCTTCTTCCCGGCGAGATCCACGGTCTCGTCGGCGAGAACGGCGCGGGAAAAAGCACGCTGATGAAGATCATCGCCGGCGTGCACACCGAGTTCTCCGGCCGCTTCCTGATCGAGGGGGCGGAGACGCATTTCCGTTCGGCGCGCGATGCGCATGCGGCCGGCATCGCCATGGTGCATCAGGAACTCAGCGTCGCCCCCGATCTCACGGTCGCGGAAAACGTCTTTCTGGGCAACCAGCCGACCAACCGGCTTGGCCTCGTGCAATGGCGGCGCATGGCGCGTGAAGCCGGCGAGCAGTTGTCTCGATTCGGCATCGACGTCGATCCGATGTCGCGGCTCGGCGACTTGCCGATCGGGCTGCAGCAGCTGATCGAGATCGCCCGCGTGCTGTTCTCGGGCGCACGCATCGTCATCCTGGACGAACCGACCTCCGCCCTCTCCCCGCCGGAAGTCGAGCGGCTGTTTGCGACGCTGCGGCGGCTGCGCGAGCAAGGCACGGGCATCGTCTTCATCTCGCATTTCATCGAGGACATTCTCCGCGTGTCGGACACCGTCACCGTCTTCCGCAACGGGCGGAAGGTCGCCGAGACCGCGAGCGCCGCGACCACCAAGGGGGCGCTGATCGAGGCCATGATCGGCCGCGGCGGCGAAGCGCTCGAGCACAGCTACACCGACGATCTGATGCTGCCGCGGCCGAGCGACAGCTCGGTGGTGCTGCAGGTCGACCAGCTCTCGCTGGCGCGCAGCCTCCAGGACGTCTCCTTCGAGGCCCGCGCCGGCGAGGTGCTCGGCATCTACGGCTTCATGGGCTGCGGCCAGCAGGAATTGTCCCGCATCCTCTTTGGCAAGCTGAAGCCCGACGCCGGCACGCTGATCGTCGAAGGTATACCCAAGTCTTTCGCCAGCACAGCGGCGGCGCGACGCGCCGGCGTGGCGCTGGTGCCGGAGAGCCGGCGCGCCATGCTGTTTCACCAGGAGCCGGTCTACAAGAACATCTCGATCAGCATCCTGGACCGCATCTCGTCCCTGCTGCTCAAGCCGGCGCAAGAGCGCGATATCGCCAAGCGCCAGATCGAGCAGTTGCAGATCAGGCCACCGGTGGTCGGCCTCGATCTCGGCATGCTCTCGGGCGGCAACCAGCAGAAGGTCGCGCTGGCAAAATGGCTGACCTATCCGCCCAAGCTGCTGGTGCTGTGCGAGCCGACCCGCGGCATGGATGTCGGCGCCAAGAACGACGTCATCAACATCGTCCGCGACCTCCGCGCCAAGGGGCTCGCGATCATCGTGCTGTCGACCGAGCCGGAAACGGTGCTGTCGCTGGCCGACCGCATCCTCGTGCTCAAGCGCGGTGCCGTGGTGCGCGAATTCAAGAACGAGCCGGTCAGCAAAGACCGCCTGCTGGAGGCGGCGTGA
- a CDS encoding DUF2946 domain-containing protein, translated as MRARLQKFLPIVLLALVMQVLAPIAACWAAGQAVVDPLGIGAICHSVSEQGTPSDQNGAPTAYAGACALCCLAQANASFDSPSHATLSVPFRHAERVVWRDADAGVVTSHGGSNVQARAPPYST; from the coding sequence ATGCGCGCACGGCTGCAAAAATTCCTACCCATCGTCCTGCTCGCTTTGGTGATGCAGGTGCTGGCGCCGATTGCCGCCTGCTGGGCGGCCGGCCAGGCCGTTGTCGATCCGCTTGGCATCGGTGCCATCTGCCACAGCGTCAGCGAGCAGGGGACTCCGAGCGACCAGAACGGCGCGCCGACCGCGTATGCCGGTGCCTGCGCGCTGTGTTGCCTGGCGCAGGCCAACGCGTCCTTCGATTCGCCTTCGCACGCGACGCTCTCCGTTCCCTTCCGCCACGCCGAACGCGTGGTGTGGCGCGACGCCGACGCAGGCGTAGTCACTTCACATGGCGGGTCCAACGTCCAAGCGCGCGCGCCTCCGTATTCGACGTGA
- a CDS encoding copper chaperone PCu(A)C: MKKILKYVTLAGLALALCAAPVRADDVKAGDLVISQAWSRATPGGAKVAGGFLTIENKGSAPDKLIAVSAEIAGKTEVHEMAMDNGVMKMRPLDKGLVIEPGQTVKLAPGGNHLMLQDLKGPFKEGEKVPVTLEFEKAGKVAVSLDVQGVGAQAPGGGGSKRMKKMPDHSGMKM, encoded by the coding sequence ATGAAGAAGATCTTGAAATATGTGACGCTCGCAGGCCTCGCTCTCGCGCTCTGCGCAGCTCCCGTCCGCGCCGACGACGTCAAGGCGGGCGACCTCGTCATCTCGCAGGCCTGGAGCCGGGCGACGCCTGGTGGCGCAAAAGTCGCCGGCGGCTTCCTGACCATCGAGAACAAGGGCTCGGCGCCCGACAAGCTCATCGCCGTTTCTGCCGAGATTGCTGGCAAGACCGAGGTCCACGAGATGGCGATGGACAATGGCGTGATGAAGATGCGCCCGCTGGACAAGGGCCTCGTCATCGAGCCGGGCCAGACCGTGAAGCTCGCACCGGGCGGCAATCATCTGATGCTTCAGGATCTGAAGGGCCCGTTCAAGGAGGGCGAGAAGGTGCCGGTCACCCTCGAGTTCGAGAAGGCCGGCAAGGTCGCCGTATCGCTCGATGTCCAGGGCGTCGGCGCCCAGGCGCCCGGCGGCGGTGGAAGCAAGAGGATGAAGAAAATGCCCGATCATTCGGGAATGAAAATGTGA
- a CDS encoding sialidase family protein, which translates to MLRTGLLGIAALALLQGPALGQMHGQHTSEAACEEPTLRCATKVTPAFGPDGRLWLAWMAGGQVWVASSQDAGRSFSTPTQATTKRLNLDWGPDARPKIAIDRNGGIALAFSIFRDEAFNGQVLYTRSSDGGKSFAELKPITANNESQRFEALALDQDGTIFAAWLDKRNRVPAKEAGRKYDGAGLFFASSRDGSMTYTEASLAHDNTCECCRLGLTFAAPGRPVVIFRNIFEGGVRDHAVMTFADLSTPGEVHRVSNDDWQINACPHHGPSLTVAPNGTYHVAWYTNGKVRKGLFYAHSRDEGRTFSAPMALGRPDRNPTRPFVLAGPVGTAMVWKEFDGEKTSVQMTMSRDDGETWSPPKTISSTTDTSDHPLLVSNGRQIYLSWMTKADGYRLAAIEEQP; encoded by the coding sequence ATGCTCCGAACTGGCTTGCTCGGGATAGCCGCTCTCGCCCTCTTACAGGGCCCCGCGCTCGGACAAATGCACGGTCAGCACACATCCGAAGCAGCGTGTGAAGAGCCGACGCTACGCTGCGCCACGAAGGTGACGCCTGCATTCGGTCCCGACGGAAGGCTGTGGCTTGCCTGGATGGCGGGAGGGCAGGTGTGGGTCGCGAGTTCGCAGGATGCGGGCCGCAGCTTCTCAACCCCCACTCAGGCCACGACGAAGCGGCTGAACCTTGATTGGGGTCCGGATGCCCGGCCGAAGATTGCGATTGATCGCAACGGCGGAATCGCCCTTGCGTTCTCGATCTTCAGGGATGAGGCCTTCAACGGGCAGGTGCTCTACACGCGATCGTCCGACGGCGGAAAGAGCTTTGCGGAGCTGAAGCCCATCACCGCAAACAACGAAAGCCAACGTTTTGAGGCCCTGGCCCTCGATCAGGATGGGACGATCTTTGCGGCCTGGCTCGATAAACGCAATCGTGTCCCTGCGAAGGAGGCCGGCCGGAAGTACGATGGGGCAGGGCTGTTCTTTGCTTCGTCACGCGACGGAAGTATGACCTACACAGAGGCCAGTCTCGCGCACGACAACACCTGCGAATGCTGCCGATTGGGGCTGACGTTTGCAGCGCCTGGGCGGCCTGTCGTGATTTTCAGAAATATCTTCGAGGGCGGCGTACGCGACCACGCAGTCATGACGTTCGCCGATCTTTCGACACCGGGCGAAGTCCATCGGGTCAGCAACGACGATTGGCAGATCAACGCCTGCCCGCATCATGGGCCGAGCCTCACGGTCGCGCCGAACGGAACCTATCACGTCGCCTGGTACACGAACGGGAAGGTGCGGAAGGGGCTATTCTACGCTCACTCGCGCGACGAAGGCCGCACCTTCTCTGCGCCTATGGCACTGGGACGGCCGGATCGCAATCCGACGCGACCCTTCGTACTCGCAGGTCCGGTGGGAACGGCAATGGTCTGGAAGGAGTTCGACGGCGAAAAGACCTCGGTCCAGATGACGATGTCGCGTGACGATGGCGAGACGTGGTCACCGCCGAAGACGATATCGAGCACGACCGATACGTCCGACCATCCCTTGCTGGTCTCCAATGGTCGTCAAATTTATTTGTCATGGATGACGAAGGCGGACGGATATCGTCTCGCAGCGATCGAGGAGCAGCCATGA
- a CDS encoding ABC transporter permease: MVSSETAPAAGQRAKGLAPFLRSQMRNIAPFLTLIFLSAFFAFASPSFATIDNLGNILTQVSVTGIIAVGLTFVILCAEIDLSIASIANVTGIAVAYFTLQESYVNIPNIPLPGAIAIILSILLCAALGLVNALGLTVIGIPSFIMTLAMMQIAAGISALLVRGQIAYKVPSLISTLGSGSIGGIPWIVIVAAIMLLGGHLVLTYTRFGRYIYMVGGNREAAEYSGLNVKLILGAVMVISAVCSGIGGMLGVAHFGSAQQNEFDTYLLDSIAAVVVGGTSLFGGRGGIGNTIVGLFVLGVLNNGLDHVNIDSFLKILIRGVILLAALIINVYAQRLREKAAD, encoded by the coding sequence ATGGTGAGCAGTGAGACGGCACCAGCGGCGGGCCAGCGCGCCAAGGGCCTTGCGCCCTTCCTGCGCTCGCAGATGCGCAACATCGCGCCGTTCCTGACGCTGATCTTCCTGTCCGCGTTCTTCGCCTTCGCCAGCCCCTCTTTTGCGACCATCGACAATCTCGGCAACATCCTGACGCAGGTGTCGGTCACAGGCATCATCGCGGTCGGCCTCACCTTCGTGATCCTTTGCGCGGAGATCGACCTCTCGATCGCCAGCATCGCCAACGTCACCGGCATCGCGGTCGCCTACTTCACGCTGCAGGAATCCTACGTCAACATCCCCAACATCCCCTTGCCGGGCGCGATTGCAATCATCCTGTCGATCCTGCTCTGCGCGGCTCTCGGCCTCGTCAACGCGCTCGGACTGACCGTGATCGGCATCCCCTCCTTCATCATGACCCTGGCGATGATGCAGATCGCGGCCGGCATCTCGGCGCTGCTGGTGCGCGGCCAGATCGCCTACAAGGTGCCGAGCCTGATCTCAACGCTGGGCTCCGGCTCGATCGGCGGTATCCCCTGGATCGTGATCGTCGCAGCCATCATGCTGCTCGGCGGCCATCTGGTGCTGACCTACACGCGCTTCGGCCGCTACATCTACATGGTCGGCGGCAATCGCGAGGCGGCCGAATATTCCGGCCTCAACGTCAAGCTCATCCTCGGCGCTGTCATGGTGATCTCGGCTGTGTGCTCCGGCATCGGCGGCATGCTCGGCGTCGCCCATTTCGGCAGCGCGCAGCAGAACGAGTTCGACACGTACCTGCTCGACTCCATCGCCGCGGTCGTGGTCGGCGGCACCAGCCTGTTCGGCGGCCGCGGCGGCATCGGCAACACCATCGTCGGGCTCTTCGTTCTCGGGGTCCTGAATAACGGCCTCGACCACGTCAACATCGACAGTTTTTTGAAGATCCTGATCCGCGGCGTGATCCTGCTGGCAGCGCTGATCATCAACGTCTACGCGCAGCGGTTGAGAGAAAAAGCGGCGGATTAA
- a CDS encoding sugar ABC transporter substrate-binding protein — MSGTKDFSTTRRDLLQAAATAGAATAILGSMGINPALAAEVGRSEKPLKAAFSNAGLQATWCAQGKQAAEFWGKLFNVEVTWFDGQLDAVKQRAAIDNMASQKWDFVAIQAFGIGTLTQPVQKMIDAGTPVIDMDTLIAPLDQINVHSFLAPDNEFMGASVTQALCNAMGGKGKIIMTQGALGHTGAQGRAKGFNNVVKQFPGIEVLDTQPADWDVSKTARLWETYLTKYPQIDAAFFHNDDMALAAANIMKAHNRTNILIGGVDAMPPAIQAVSEGRMFATVRNPSCRIHGGAIIAGVAAVVGGEKSGQGIPKNVVTDGPVVTKANAAGMQWMEDHFLI; from the coding sequence ATGTCCGGGACCAAAGATTTCTCGACGACGAGGCGCGATCTTCTTCAGGCGGCAGCGACCGCCGGCGCTGCAACTGCCATCCTCGGCAGCATGGGCATAAACCCAGCACTTGCAGCCGAAGTCGGACGATCCGAGAAGCCGCTGAAGGCGGCCTTCTCCAATGCCGGCCTTCAGGCGACCTGGTGCGCACAGGGCAAGCAGGCCGCGGAATTCTGGGGCAAGCTGTTCAACGTCGAGGTCACCTGGTTCGACGGCCAGCTTGATGCGGTGAAGCAGCGCGCGGCGATCGACAACATGGCCTCGCAGAAATGGGACTTTGTTGCGATCCAGGCCTTCGGCATCGGCACCCTCACCCAGCCCGTGCAGAAGATGATCGATGCCGGCACGCCTGTCATCGACATGGACACGCTGATTGCGCCGCTCGATCAGATCAACGTCCATTCCTTCCTCGCCCCCGATAACGAGTTCATGGGCGCCTCGGTGACGCAGGCGCTGTGCAACGCCATGGGCGGCAAGGGCAAGATCATCATGACGCAAGGCGCGCTCGGCCATACCGGCGCGCAAGGCCGCGCCAAGGGGTTCAACAACGTCGTCAAGCAATTTCCGGGCATCGAGGTGCTCGACACCCAGCCGGCCGATTGGGACGTCTCCAAGACCGCGCGGCTCTGGGAAACCTATCTGACCAAATATCCGCAGATCGACGCGGCGTTCTTCCACAATGACGACATGGCGCTCGCGGCCGCCAACATCATGAAGGCGCACAACCGCACCAACATCCTGATCGGCGGTGTGGACGCGATGCCGCCGGCGATCCAGGCGGTGAGCGAGGGCCGCATGTTCGCGACGGTGCGCAATCCGTCCTGCCGCATCCATGGCGGCGCGATCATCGCCGGTGTCGCGGCCGTGGTCGGTGGCGAGAAGAGCGGCCAGGGCATCCCCAAGAACGTCGTCACCGACGGCCCGGTCGTAACCAAGGCCAATGCCGCCGGCATGCAATGGATGGAAGATCACTTCCTGATCTGA